In Acidianus brierleyi, one genomic interval encodes:
- a CDS encoding DNA double-strand break repair nuclease NurA — protein sequence MAIQQGFFEILSDCIINYITRYLNTASIDGIYYIDDQKNDDILPLEKPQNLVREVKPLRFEKEVFSIDGSSRSFISGKGIVSIASVAVTSTSSSIYDVYPSVDGKSKLGLNEPFIAVAASNLESSKLDPYLFSNNYISSVSLSGEPFNPLNGFENIESELRSLLETKALSKLKDKGYIIVDGPLFPSYLYLNGKVKDKIISERIKIIDSNFIGIVKRIDKSQYLVKSLNGEYRKYFVQKFKLDPKSFISDESLLLNLIRFNYNIPYSPIVIGPFLDRVKENINVYINYLVVPFNPYIANFFILRVETLNNNSDIIEKILSLKPTKDGIPYNLALADLTAKKLSAGLYKLIILYLQQLGLQSSFYSRLEVIKS from the coding sequence ATGGCAATTCAGCAAGGATTCTTTGAAATACTTAGTGACTGTATTATTAACTATATAACTAGATATCTTAATACAGCGTCTATAGATGGCATATATTATATCGATGATCAAAAGAATGATGATATATTGCCATTAGAAAAACCACAAAATCTAGTAAGAGAAGTAAAACCATTGAGATTTGAAAAGGAGGTTTTTAGTATTGATGGAAGTAGTAGAAGTTTCATTTCTGGTAAGGGAATAGTTAGTATAGCGAGTGTTGCTGTAACCTCTACTTCTAGCAGTATTTATGATGTTTATCCTTCAGTTGATGGCAAATCTAAGCTAGGACTTAATGAACCTTTCATAGCTGTTGCGGCCTCTAATTTAGAATCTTCTAAACTAGATCCGTATTTATTTTCCAACAATTACATTTCATCTGTATCATTAAGTGGTGAACCATTTAATCCACTTAATGGATTTGAAAATATAGAAAGTGAATTAAGATCATTACTAGAAACTAAAGCTTTATCTAAATTGAAGGATAAAGGCTATATAATTGTCGATGGACCATTATTTCCATCGTATCTTTATTTAAACGGCAAAGTTAAAGACAAGATAATTTCGGAGAGAATAAAAATAATTGATAGTAATTTTATCGGAATAGTAAAAAGAATAGATAAATCTCAATATTTGGTAAAATCTCTAAATGGCGAATATAGAAAATATTTTGTTCAAAAATTCAAGTTAGATCCTAAATCTTTTATTTCTGATGAATCTTTGCTATTAAACCTTATACGTTTCAACTATAATATTCCCTATTCACCTATAGTAATTGGCCCCTTCTTAGATAGAGTAAAAGAGAATATAAATGTTTATATTAATTATTTGGTAGTTCCATTTAATCCTTATATAGCTAATTTCTTCATATTAAGAGTAGAAACATTAAACAATAATAGTGATATAATTGAAAAAATTTTATCATTAAAACCAACAAAAGACGGTATACCTTATAATCTTGCTTTAGCAGATTTAACTGCAAAAAAATTATCAGCAGGGCTATACAAATTAATCATATTATATCTTCAACAATTAGGCTTACAATCAAGTTTCTACAGCAGACTAGAGGTTATTAAGTCATGA
- a CDS encoding ATP-binding protein, whose product MSNNGLFDSIKDRMEKARALAITLGDIIGKVSRNMSNKVQENEYIVNIIVDPLTYYKYNFLGKVGIFLGVIDIKTLYFVLLRVIGYERSDVSSYLFDNSTISTIEDEENPGTLINNVIIKCEMLTKVDILSSSDISPGDIIIEPQSPVIIPRSEIIERALGINSGALKIGFLDLDEASVKVSLSLDELNYHTLILGTTGAGKTSFIKDLLTALYKINEEGSKVFVVDTTGDYYHMFLPPEITNKQVKVGIQKFEDLYGKVNGIDMDIIYPITHKWAKKYLKNNYEIENIVKQYYELYVNPLIQYLNKKGINTYTSISNNEITISNDFWTSKIHVNPFYFKFKSVKRILYRLNPYFSEQASHFLKIILSQKEFSSSYNLNDFIDRLDDNVFEKMKLHRSTRENIIRGLYLLRETDMFDLKIRQKSINELLESNSRITVFDIYNSELDDFTQKIFIYYILDKIFNIREKQLRSGIVKGRYIIILDEAHRFFPSTQGSEEDTYYVRRVAGKISMMMRLGRRRKIGFIFSTHNPADLSDIIVQLSNTKIIFRIRPEISENFGLTKMEAKTLSWENNGVAFIISPWLREGRIKVKVPVPPPVGHYDLSKT is encoded by the coding sequence ATGAGTAACAATGGGTTATTTGATAGTATTAAAGACAGAATGGAAAAAGCTAGGGCATTAGCTATAACACTAGGCGATATTATAGGTAAAGTTTCTAGGAATATGTCTAATAAAGTTCAAGAAAACGAATATATAGTTAATATTATTGTAGATCCACTCACATATTATAAATATAATTTTTTGGGTAAAGTGGGTATATTTTTGGGAGTTATAGATATTAAAACTCTTTATTTTGTTCTATTGAGAGTAATAGGATATGAAAGAAGTGATGTAAGTAGTTATTTATTTGATAATTCAACTATATCTACCATAGAGGATGAAGAAAATCCAGGAACTTTAATAAATAATGTGATCATAAAATGTGAAATGTTAACTAAGGTTGATATTCTGTCTTCTTCTGATATTTCTCCTGGTGATATAATAATAGAGCCTCAGTCTCCAGTAATTATTCCAAGGTCAGAAATTATAGAAAGAGCTTTAGGAATAAACAGCGGTGCACTAAAAATAGGATTCTTGGATTTAGATGAAGCAAGCGTCAAAGTAAGTTTAAGTTTAGATGAACTTAATTATCATACGCTCATTTTAGGCACTACTGGAGCAGGAAAGACGTCGTTTATAAAAGATTTATTGACAGCACTTTATAAGATAAATGAAGAAGGAAGTAAGGTATTTGTTGTTGATACAACAGGAGACTATTATCACATGTTTTTACCACCTGAAATTACAAATAAGCAAGTTAAGGTCGGTATACAAAAATTTGAAGATCTTTATGGTAAAGTAAATGGCATAGATATGGACATAATTTATCCAATAACTCATAAATGGGCCAAGAAATATCTTAAAAATAATTATGAAATAGAAAATATTGTGAAACAATATTATGAACTATATGTAAATCCTTTAATACAATATTTGAATAAAAAAGGTATAAATACATATACATCAATTTCAAATAATGAAATAACGATTTCAAATGATTTTTGGACTTCCAAAATCCACGTAAATCCCTTTTATTTTAAGTTTAAAAGTGTAAAAAGAATTTTATATAGACTAAATCCATATTTTAGTGAGCAAGCTTCGCATTTTCTTAAGATTATTCTTTCTCAAAAGGAATTTAGTAGTTCTTATAATTTAAACGACTTTATAGATAGATTAGATGATAATGTTTTTGAAAAAATGAAATTACATCGAAGTACTAGAGAGAATATTATAAGAGGGCTTTATTTATTACGCGAAACTGATATGTTTGATCTTAAGATAAGGCAGAAAAGCATTAATGAATTGTTAGAATCGAATTCCAGGATAACTGTATTTGATATATATAACTCTGAACTAGATGATTTTACTCAAAAAATATTTATATACTATATTTTAGATAAAATTTTTAATATTAGGGAAAAACAGCTTAGAAGTGGTATCGTAAAAGGTAGATATATAATAATTCTTGACGAAGCCCATAGATTTTTTCCTTCAACTCAAGGCAGTGAAGAGGATACTTACTATGTTAGAAGAGTTGCTGGAAAAATATCAATGATGATGAGATTAGGAAGAAGAAGGAAGATAGGATTTATTTTTTCTACTCATAATCCTGCAGATCTTAGTGACATAATAGTGCAGCTTTCCAATACTAAAATAATTTTTAGAATAAGACCAGAAATTTCAGAAAACTTTGGATTAACTAAGATGGAAGCAAAAACATTAAGTTGGGAAAACAATGGC